One segment of Antennarius striatus isolate MH-2024 chromosome 5, ASM4005453v1, whole genome shotgun sequence DNA contains the following:
- the pik3c2b gene encoding phosphatidylinositol 4-phosphate 3-kinase C2 domain-containing subunit beta isoform X1, with protein MSATQTQKEGSKVGWGCLDSLGLTQKELVLAEALQMEYDALSRLKHDKTGTGSSQTPISRDQRQTYLKSPDSAIECPTPTPSQSSIGGGLSGSEPSLTQPGSSQSPPSLGARVAPPQTGFFKEYQSILDSPNTFKDCSGSSLGDSPGSGTGPVPIGFLPLLDDIPPAVPPRQPIPLSSGSEYPFLPPRGSTTPHNVNLFTPDVDQPKVTSEELNYDNINESLLRLQGGQQGPRGRKDNADQSGKPVSRSKTLPPQIPPRTYAAVPKSNKNQRRVSVDPVPRMNGFGYELFQVSEERDEEVAAFCHMLDVLRSAFPHDDRLKNTGFVWSSSVGQEELHQGLGVSLKVVIISEFFRDPLTFTCDGSSTVDLLIYQTLCYAQDDLDHLDVDQYLLKVFGLDEFLNNSQSLAGLELVQQCLKFDWDVRLVLTKRCDINTELARTEEDDRKPSTMNHSILLQERPIKQTVTREALTLLLDTFHTEAESFLLSQAELPHHVERLVQSVKALCSSLAAVETPDVTSALNQLPACPCRLQPRVLKDASVLTVRENRERVVERLTAAILDLVELYCSTFNANFHPTPQSLSCTAPVQEAGLVTNVLSFNVYAAHRVPITWATSYEGFFLSCSLTHGGAELCAPQHTSKQSVSKYLFHLVVWDQRVCFPVQINQLPRESQLIVTLYASSLPPPGGAEEKGKQRRSIKALGWVTMPLFNFRHVLTCGRKLLGLWPSAPGTTGNIRTSSPNFNQPDSIILQVDFPTSSFEVRFTTPPPADFCPQYDFSRLDAASRVQLQDVLHKKAVFWLTAEDKRLLWEKKSFCQAERSALPLVLASAPCWQWTCLPDIYALLRQWACPGHLDALGLLHTSFPDQEVRRTAVQWMDSMSDPELLDFLPQLVQALKYECYLDSSLVRFLLRRAMGDVRIAHYLFWLLKDNLQDAQFSARYQHLLAALLCCAGRGLREEFDRQCWLVSVLTKVSHKVRDAPPSSRQTVLRSSLESLHQFFSVNSSCRLPLNPALIVKGVNIQLCSFFNSNAVPLKLSFQNLNPVGENINVIFKSGDDLRQDMLTLQVIRVMNKIWIQEGLDMRMVIFKCFSTGRGRGMVEMIPHADTLRKIQVEHGVTGSFKDRPLADWLQKHNPSDEQYDKAVENFIYSCAGCCVATYILGICDRHNDNIMLKTSGHMFHIDFGKFLGHAQMFGNIKRDRAPFVFTSDMAYVINGGDKPSSRFHDFVDLCCEAYNLIRKHTHLFLNLLGLMLSCGIPELSDVDDLKYVYDALRPHESEADATMYFTRLIESSLGSVATKLNFFIHNLAQMKFSSSDERPALSFAPRVHTMKGDGAIAALYIIRHIRSGARGHAYVVKVQRDGQQEALLVQRTFEEFHELHSKLRLLFPSTKLPSFPSRFVIGRSRGEATADRRKDELNGYVWHLLHASPEIAQCDLVYTFFHPLPRDERPPAASSKPAEISWSPASGKELGEVKLSICYKNDKLFIMVMHIRGLQPLQDGSDPDPYVKLYLLPDPQKTSKKKTKAARRTCNPTYNEMLVYERIPQGDLDQRVIHLRVLGDGAFWENPLLLGETFIALKRLVPGQHWVDWHQLGGAGSDSAH; from the exons ATGTCGGCGACTCAGACCCAGAAGGAGGGCAGCAAGGTGGGCTGGGGCTGCCTGGATTCTCTGGGTCTCACCCAGAAGGAGCTGGTCCTGGCTGAAGCCCTGCAGATGGAATACGACGCCCTCTCCAGACTCAAACACGACAAGACCGGCACCGGTTCCAGTCAGACCCCCATTTCCAGAGATCAGAGACAAACCTACTTAAAGTCCCCTGATTCCGCCATCGAATGCCCCACACCCACTCCCAGCCAATCCAGTATAGGAGGAGGCCTCTCTGGGTCCGAACCCTCCCTGACCCAGCCTGGAAGCTCTCAGTCGCCACCCTCCCTAGGGGCCCGGGTGGCCCCCCCTCAAACGGGGTTCTTCAAAGAATATCAGAGCATCCTGGACAGTCCGAACACATTCAAGGACTGCTCAGGGTCCAGCCTTGGGGACTCACCGGGATCAGGGACGGGGCCGGTTCCAATCGGATTCCTCCCACTTCTTGATGACATCCCTCCCGCTGTCCCCCCGAGACAACCCATCCCCCTTTCATCGGGGTCAGAGTACCCCTTCCTACCCCCTCGAGGGTCCACAACGCCCCACAATGTGAACCTGTTCACACCTGACGTGGACCAACCTAAAGTGACCTCAGAGGAGCTCAACTATGACAACATCAATGAGTCGTTGTTACGACTCCAGGGGGGGCAACAGGGCCCCCGAGGTCGCAAGGATAATGCGGACCAATCGGGGAAGCCTGTGTCTCGGAGTAAGACCCTCCCCCCTCAGATTCCACCCAGGACATATGCAGCTGTTCCCAAGAGCAACAAGAACCAACGGAGGGTATCGGTTGACCCG gtacCCCGGATGAATGGTTTTGGATATGAACTCTTCCAGGTGTCTGAGGAGAGAGACGAGGAGGTAGCAGCATTCTGCCACATGTTGGACGT CTTACGTTCGGCGTTCCCCCACGACGACCGCCTGAAGAACACGGGTTTTGTTTGGTCGTCGTCGGtcggtcaggaggagctccatcaGGGTCTGGGGGTCAGCCTGAAGGTCGTCATCATCAGCGAGTTCTTCAGAGACCCGCTCACCTTCACCTGTGACG gctcATCGACGGTGGACCTCCTCATATACCAGACTCTTTGCTACGCTCAGGACGACCTGGATCACCTTGATGTGGATCAGTACCTGCTGAAGGTCTTTGGCCTGGACGAGTTCCTGAACAA CTCTCAGTCTCTGGCTGGTCTGGAACTCGTTCAACAGTGTCTGAAGTTCGACTGGGACGTCCGACTTGTTCTCACCAAGAGATGTGACATCAACACGGAGCTGGCCCGAACG GAGGAAGACGACAGGAAGCCGTCCACCATGAACCACAGCATCCTGCTCCAGGAGCGTCCAATCAAACAGACTGTCACCAG GGAGGCGTTGACCCTGCTGCTGGACACCTTCCACACCGAAGCCGAGTCCTTCCTGCTGTCACAG GCGGAGCTTCCTCACCATGTGGAGCGTCTCGTCCAATCGGTGAAGGCCTTGTGCAGCTCGCTGGCCGCTGTGGAGACACCTGACGTGACCTCCGCCCTCAACCAGCTCCCAGCATGCCCCTGTCGCCTGCAGCCCAGAGTCCTAAAG GATGCATCAGTGCTGACGGTCAGAGAGAACAGAG AGAGGGTGGTGGAGAGGCTGACGGCGGCCATCTTGGATCTGGTGGAGCTGTACTGCAGCACCTTCAACGCCAACTTCCACCCGACGCCGCAGAGCCTCAGCTGCACGGCGCCGGTCCAGGAGGCGGGCCTCGTCACCAACGTGCTGTCCTTCAACGTGTACGCCGCCCACCGTGTGCCCATCACCTGGGCAACCAG ttACGAGGGCTTCTTCCTGTCCTGCTCTCTGACTCACGGGGGGGCGGAGCTTTGTGCGCCGCAGCACACCAGCAAACAGTCAGTCAGCAAGTACCTGTTCCACCTGGTGGTGTGGGATCAACG ggtgtgTTTTCCTGTCCAGATCAACCAGTTGCCCAGAGAGTCCCAGCTGATCGTCACGCTGTACGCCAGCTCACTGCCGCCCCCCGGTGGAGCTGAGGAGAAGGGCAAACAGCGGCGCAGCATCAAGGCGCTGGGCTGGGTCACCATGCCGCTCTTCAACTTCCGGca tgtcCTGACTTGTGGCAGGAAGTTGCTCGGTTTGTGGCCTTCAGCTCCAGGAACAACAGGAAACATCAGGACCAGTTCGCCCAACTTCAACCAACCAGACAGCATCATCCTCCAG GTGGACTTCCCCACCTCGTCCTTTGAGGTGCGGTTCACCACCCCTCCGCCGGCGGACTTCTGTCCCCAGTACGACTTCTCCAGGCTGGACGCCGCCAGCCGGGTGcagctgcaggacgtcctgCACAAGAAGGCCGTCTTCTG GCTGACGGCGGAGGACAAGCGTCTCCTGTGGGAGAAGAAGTCCTTCTGTCAGGCCGAGCGTTCGGCTCTTCCTCTGGTCCTGgccagcgccccctgctggcagtGGACGTGTCTTCCTGACATCTACGCCCTGCTGAGACAGTGGGCGTGTCCCGGACACCTGGACGCGCTGGGGCTCCTCCACACCTC GTTCCCGGAccaggaagtgaggaggaccGCCGTCCAGTGGATGGACTCCATGTCAGACCCGgagctgctggacttcctgccGCAACTCGTCCAG GCGCTGAAGTACGAGTGTTACCTGGACAGCTCTCTGGTTCGGTTCCTCCTCCGGAGGGCGATGGGGGACGTTCGCATCGCGCACTACCTCTTCTG GCTGCTGAAGGACAACCTCCAGGACGCTCAGTTCAGTGCTCGCTATCAGCACCTGCTGGCCGCCCTGCTGTGCTGCGCCGGGCGAGGCCTTCGGGAAGAGTTCGACCGTCAGTGTTGGCTCGTCTCCGTCCTCACCAAGGTTTCTCACAAAGTCCGGGACGCACCGCCCTCCAGTCGACAG ACTGTCCTCAGATCGTCTCTGGAGTCTCTCCACCAGTTCTTCTCAGTGAACAGCAGCTGTCGACTCCCACTAAACCCCGCCCTCATCGTCAAGGGAGTCAACATCCAG CTCTGTTCCTTCTTCAACTCCAACGCCGTTCCCCTCAAGCTGTCCTTCCAGAACCTGAACCCCGTCGGAGAAAACATCAACGTCATCTTCAAG TCAGGAGACGACCTGCGGCAGGACATGCTGACCCTGCAGGTGATCCGCGTCATGAACAAGATCTGGATCCAGGAGGGTCTGGACATGAGGATGGTCATCTTCAAATGCTTCTCCACCGGCAGAGGacgag GTATGGTGGAGATGATTCCTCACGCCGACACCCTGAGGAAGATCCAGGTGGAACACGGCGTCACCGGTTCCTTCAAGGACCGGCCGCTGGCCGACTGGCTGCAGAAGCACAACCCCAGCGACGAGCAGTACGACAAG GCGGTGGAGAACTTCATCTACTCGTGCGCCGGCTGCTGCGTGGCCACCTACATCCTGGGAATCTGCGACCGCCACAACGACAACATCATGCTGAAGACCAGCGGTCACATGTTCCACATCGATTTTGGGAAGTTCCTGGGACACGCGCAGATGTTCGGGAACATCAAGAG GGACCGCGCCCCCTTCGTGTTCACCTCCGACATGGCGTACGTCATCAACGGGGGCGACAAACCGTCCAGCCGCTTCCACGACTTTGTGGATCTTTGCTGCGAGGCGTACAACCTGATCCGGAAGCACACGCACCTGTTCCTCAACCTGCTGGGGCTG ATGTTGTCCTGTGGGATCCCTGAACTCTCCGACGTGGACGACCTGAAGTACGTCTACGACGCGCTGAGGCCCCACGAGTCCGAGGCCGACGCCACCATGTACTTCaccag GTTGATCGAGTCCAGTCTGGGCAGCGTTGCCACCAAACTGAACTTCTTCATCCACAACCTGGCCCAGATGAAGTTCTCGTCGTCGGACGAGCGCCCCGCCCTGTCCTTCGCCCCCCGCGTCCACACCATGAAGGGGGATGGCGCCATCGCCGCCCTCTACATCATCAGACACATCCGCAGCGGCGCCAGAGGACAC GCGTACGTGGTGAAGGTGCAGCGTGAcggccagcaggaggcgctgctgGTCCAGAGGACGTTTGAGGAGTTCCATGAACTCCACAGCAAACTGAGGCTCCTGTTCCCCTCCACCAAACTACCCAG TTTCCCCAGCCGTTTTGTGATTGGTCGTTCCCGCGGCGAGGCGACGGCCGACAGGAGGAAAGATGAGCTGAATGGTTACGTGTGGCACCTGCTCCACGCTTCCCCCGAGATCGCTCAG TGTGACCTGGTCTACACGTTCTTCCACCCGCTGCCTCGAGACGAGCGACCACCGGCCGCCTCCAGCAAACCAGCAG AGATCTCCTGGTCTCCAGCTTCAGGCAAGGAGCTCGGCGAAGTCAAACTGTCCATCTGCTACAAGAACGACAAGCTGTTCATCATGGTCATGCACATCAGAGGactg CAGCCCCTCCAGGACGGATCGGACCCCGACCCCTACGTGAAGCTCTACCTCCTGCCGGACCCCCAGAAGACCAGCAAGAAGAAGACCAAGGCGGCGCGGCGCACCTGTAACCCCACCTACAACGAGATG ctggttTACGAGCGGATCCCTCAGGGGGACCTGGACCAGAGGGTGATCCACCTGCGGGTTCTGGGCGACGGCGCCTTCTGGGAGAACCCCCTGCTCCTGGGGGAGACCTTCATCGCCCTGAAGAGGCTGGTCCCGGGTCAGCACTGGGTGGACTGGCACCAGCTGGGCGGGGCCGGCTCAGACTCCGCCCACTGA
- the pik3c2b gene encoding phosphatidylinositol 4-phosphate 3-kinase C2 domain-containing subunit beta isoform X2, with protein MSATQTQKEGSKVGWGCLDSLGLTQKELVLAEALQMEYDALSRLKHDKTGTGSSQTPISRDQRQTYLKSPDSAIECPTPTPSQSSIGGGLSGSEPSLTQPGSSQSPPSLGARVAPPQTGFFKEYQSILDSPNTFKDCSGSSLGDSPGSGTGPVPIGFLPLLDDIPPAVPPRQPIPLSSGSEYPFLPPRGSTTPHNVNLFTPDVDQPKVTSEELNYDNINESLLRLQGGQQGPRGRKDNADQSGKPVSRSKTLPPQIPPRTYAAVPKSNKNQRRVSVDPVPRMNGFGYELFQVSEERDEEVAAFCHMLDVLRSAFPHDDRLKNTGFVWSSSVGQEELHQGLGVSLKVVIISEFFRDPLTFTCDGSSTVDLLIYQTLCYAQDDLDHLDVDQYLLKVFGLDEFLNNSQSLAGLELVQQCLKFDWDVRLVLTKRCDINTELARTEEDDRKPSTMNHSILLQERPIKQTVTREALTLLLDTFHTEAESFLLSQAELPHHVERLVQSVKALCSSLAAVETPDVTSALNQLPACPCRLQPRVLKDASVLTVRENRERVVERLTAAILDLVELYCSTFNANFHPTPQSLSCTAPVQEAGLVTNVLSFNVYAAHRVPITWATSYEGFFLSCSLTHGGAELCAPQHTSKQSVSKYLFHLVVWDQRVCFPVQINQLPRESQLIVTLYASSLPPPGGAEEKGKQRRSIKALGWVTMPLFNFRHVLTCGRKLLGLWPSAPGTTGNIRTSSPNFNQPDSIILQVDFPTSSFEVRFTTPPPADFCPQYDFSRLDAASRVQLQDVLHKKAVFWLTAEDKRLLWEKKSFCQAERSALPLVLASAPCWQWTCLPDIYALLRQWACPGHLDALGLLHTSFPDQEVRRTAVQWMDSMSDPELLDFLPQLVQALKYECYLDSSLVRFLLRRAMGDVRIAHYLFWLLKDNLQDAQFSARYQHLLAALLCCAGRGLREEFDRQCWLVSVLTKVSHKVRDAPPSSRQTVLRSSLESLHQFFSVNSSCRLPLNPALIVKGVNIQLCSFFNSNAVPLKLSFQNLNPVGENINVIFKSGDDLRQDMLTLQVIRVMNKIWIQEGLDMRMVIFKCFSTGRGRGMVEMIPHADTLRKIQVEHGVTGSFKDRPLADWLQKHNPSDEQYDKAVENFIYSCAGCCVATYILGICDRHNDNIMLKTSGHMFHIDFGKFLGHAQMFGNIKRDRAPFVFTSDMAYVINGGDKPSSRFHDFVDLCCEAYNLIRKHTHLFLNLLGLMLSCGIPELSDVDDLKYVYDALRPHESEADATMYFTRLIESSLGSVATKLNFFIHNLAQMKFSSSDERPALSFAPRVHTMKGDGAIAALYIIRHIRSGARGHAYVVKVQRDGQQEALLVQRTFEEFHELHSKLRLLFPSTKLPSFPSRFVIGRSRGEATADRRKDELNGYVWHLLHASPEIAQCDLVYTFFHPLPRDERPPAASSKPAEISWSPASGKELGEVKLSICYKNDKLFIMVMHIRGLPLQDGSDPDPYVKLYLLPDPQKTSKKKTKAARRTCNPTYNEMLVYERIPQGDLDQRVIHLRVLGDGAFWENPLLLGETFIALKRLVPGQHWVDWHQLGGAGSDSAH; from the exons ATGTCGGCGACTCAGACCCAGAAGGAGGGCAGCAAGGTGGGCTGGGGCTGCCTGGATTCTCTGGGTCTCACCCAGAAGGAGCTGGTCCTGGCTGAAGCCCTGCAGATGGAATACGACGCCCTCTCCAGACTCAAACACGACAAGACCGGCACCGGTTCCAGTCAGACCCCCATTTCCAGAGATCAGAGACAAACCTACTTAAAGTCCCCTGATTCCGCCATCGAATGCCCCACACCCACTCCCAGCCAATCCAGTATAGGAGGAGGCCTCTCTGGGTCCGAACCCTCCCTGACCCAGCCTGGAAGCTCTCAGTCGCCACCCTCCCTAGGGGCCCGGGTGGCCCCCCCTCAAACGGGGTTCTTCAAAGAATATCAGAGCATCCTGGACAGTCCGAACACATTCAAGGACTGCTCAGGGTCCAGCCTTGGGGACTCACCGGGATCAGGGACGGGGCCGGTTCCAATCGGATTCCTCCCACTTCTTGATGACATCCCTCCCGCTGTCCCCCCGAGACAACCCATCCCCCTTTCATCGGGGTCAGAGTACCCCTTCCTACCCCCTCGAGGGTCCACAACGCCCCACAATGTGAACCTGTTCACACCTGACGTGGACCAACCTAAAGTGACCTCAGAGGAGCTCAACTATGACAACATCAATGAGTCGTTGTTACGACTCCAGGGGGGGCAACAGGGCCCCCGAGGTCGCAAGGATAATGCGGACCAATCGGGGAAGCCTGTGTCTCGGAGTAAGACCCTCCCCCCTCAGATTCCACCCAGGACATATGCAGCTGTTCCCAAGAGCAACAAGAACCAACGGAGGGTATCGGTTGACCCG gtacCCCGGATGAATGGTTTTGGATATGAACTCTTCCAGGTGTCTGAGGAGAGAGACGAGGAGGTAGCAGCATTCTGCCACATGTTGGACGT CTTACGTTCGGCGTTCCCCCACGACGACCGCCTGAAGAACACGGGTTTTGTTTGGTCGTCGTCGGtcggtcaggaggagctccatcaGGGTCTGGGGGTCAGCCTGAAGGTCGTCATCATCAGCGAGTTCTTCAGAGACCCGCTCACCTTCACCTGTGACG gctcATCGACGGTGGACCTCCTCATATACCAGACTCTTTGCTACGCTCAGGACGACCTGGATCACCTTGATGTGGATCAGTACCTGCTGAAGGTCTTTGGCCTGGACGAGTTCCTGAACAA CTCTCAGTCTCTGGCTGGTCTGGAACTCGTTCAACAGTGTCTGAAGTTCGACTGGGACGTCCGACTTGTTCTCACCAAGAGATGTGACATCAACACGGAGCTGGCCCGAACG GAGGAAGACGACAGGAAGCCGTCCACCATGAACCACAGCATCCTGCTCCAGGAGCGTCCAATCAAACAGACTGTCACCAG GGAGGCGTTGACCCTGCTGCTGGACACCTTCCACACCGAAGCCGAGTCCTTCCTGCTGTCACAG GCGGAGCTTCCTCACCATGTGGAGCGTCTCGTCCAATCGGTGAAGGCCTTGTGCAGCTCGCTGGCCGCTGTGGAGACACCTGACGTGACCTCCGCCCTCAACCAGCTCCCAGCATGCCCCTGTCGCCTGCAGCCCAGAGTCCTAAAG GATGCATCAGTGCTGACGGTCAGAGAGAACAGAG AGAGGGTGGTGGAGAGGCTGACGGCGGCCATCTTGGATCTGGTGGAGCTGTACTGCAGCACCTTCAACGCCAACTTCCACCCGACGCCGCAGAGCCTCAGCTGCACGGCGCCGGTCCAGGAGGCGGGCCTCGTCACCAACGTGCTGTCCTTCAACGTGTACGCCGCCCACCGTGTGCCCATCACCTGGGCAACCAG ttACGAGGGCTTCTTCCTGTCCTGCTCTCTGACTCACGGGGGGGCGGAGCTTTGTGCGCCGCAGCACACCAGCAAACAGTCAGTCAGCAAGTACCTGTTCCACCTGGTGGTGTGGGATCAACG ggtgtgTTTTCCTGTCCAGATCAACCAGTTGCCCAGAGAGTCCCAGCTGATCGTCACGCTGTACGCCAGCTCACTGCCGCCCCCCGGTGGAGCTGAGGAGAAGGGCAAACAGCGGCGCAGCATCAAGGCGCTGGGCTGGGTCACCATGCCGCTCTTCAACTTCCGGca tgtcCTGACTTGTGGCAGGAAGTTGCTCGGTTTGTGGCCTTCAGCTCCAGGAACAACAGGAAACATCAGGACCAGTTCGCCCAACTTCAACCAACCAGACAGCATCATCCTCCAG GTGGACTTCCCCACCTCGTCCTTTGAGGTGCGGTTCACCACCCCTCCGCCGGCGGACTTCTGTCCCCAGTACGACTTCTCCAGGCTGGACGCCGCCAGCCGGGTGcagctgcaggacgtcctgCACAAGAAGGCCGTCTTCTG GCTGACGGCGGAGGACAAGCGTCTCCTGTGGGAGAAGAAGTCCTTCTGTCAGGCCGAGCGTTCGGCTCTTCCTCTGGTCCTGgccagcgccccctgctggcagtGGACGTGTCTTCCTGACATCTACGCCCTGCTGAGACAGTGGGCGTGTCCCGGACACCTGGACGCGCTGGGGCTCCTCCACACCTC GTTCCCGGAccaggaagtgaggaggaccGCCGTCCAGTGGATGGACTCCATGTCAGACCCGgagctgctggacttcctgccGCAACTCGTCCAG GCGCTGAAGTACGAGTGTTACCTGGACAGCTCTCTGGTTCGGTTCCTCCTCCGGAGGGCGATGGGGGACGTTCGCATCGCGCACTACCTCTTCTG GCTGCTGAAGGACAACCTCCAGGACGCTCAGTTCAGTGCTCGCTATCAGCACCTGCTGGCCGCCCTGCTGTGCTGCGCCGGGCGAGGCCTTCGGGAAGAGTTCGACCGTCAGTGTTGGCTCGTCTCCGTCCTCACCAAGGTTTCTCACAAAGTCCGGGACGCACCGCCCTCCAGTCGACAG ACTGTCCTCAGATCGTCTCTGGAGTCTCTCCACCAGTTCTTCTCAGTGAACAGCAGCTGTCGACTCCCACTAAACCCCGCCCTCATCGTCAAGGGAGTCAACATCCAG CTCTGTTCCTTCTTCAACTCCAACGCCGTTCCCCTCAAGCTGTCCTTCCAGAACCTGAACCCCGTCGGAGAAAACATCAACGTCATCTTCAAG TCAGGAGACGACCTGCGGCAGGACATGCTGACCCTGCAGGTGATCCGCGTCATGAACAAGATCTGGATCCAGGAGGGTCTGGACATGAGGATGGTCATCTTCAAATGCTTCTCCACCGGCAGAGGacgag GTATGGTGGAGATGATTCCTCACGCCGACACCCTGAGGAAGATCCAGGTGGAACACGGCGTCACCGGTTCCTTCAAGGACCGGCCGCTGGCCGACTGGCTGCAGAAGCACAACCCCAGCGACGAGCAGTACGACAAG GCGGTGGAGAACTTCATCTACTCGTGCGCCGGCTGCTGCGTGGCCACCTACATCCTGGGAATCTGCGACCGCCACAACGACAACATCATGCTGAAGACCAGCGGTCACATGTTCCACATCGATTTTGGGAAGTTCCTGGGACACGCGCAGATGTTCGGGAACATCAAGAG GGACCGCGCCCCCTTCGTGTTCACCTCCGACATGGCGTACGTCATCAACGGGGGCGACAAACCGTCCAGCCGCTTCCACGACTTTGTGGATCTTTGCTGCGAGGCGTACAACCTGATCCGGAAGCACACGCACCTGTTCCTCAACCTGCTGGGGCTG ATGTTGTCCTGTGGGATCCCTGAACTCTCCGACGTGGACGACCTGAAGTACGTCTACGACGCGCTGAGGCCCCACGAGTCCGAGGCCGACGCCACCATGTACTTCaccag GTTGATCGAGTCCAGTCTGGGCAGCGTTGCCACCAAACTGAACTTCTTCATCCACAACCTGGCCCAGATGAAGTTCTCGTCGTCGGACGAGCGCCCCGCCCTGTCCTTCGCCCCCCGCGTCCACACCATGAAGGGGGATGGCGCCATCGCCGCCCTCTACATCATCAGACACATCCGCAGCGGCGCCAGAGGACAC GCGTACGTGGTGAAGGTGCAGCGTGAcggccagcaggaggcgctgctgGTCCAGAGGACGTTTGAGGAGTTCCATGAACTCCACAGCAAACTGAGGCTCCTGTTCCCCTCCACCAAACTACCCAG TTTCCCCAGCCGTTTTGTGATTGGTCGTTCCCGCGGCGAGGCGACGGCCGACAGGAGGAAAGATGAGCTGAATGGTTACGTGTGGCACCTGCTCCACGCTTCCCCCGAGATCGCTCAG TGTGACCTGGTCTACACGTTCTTCCACCCGCTGCCTCGAGACGAGCGACCACCGGCCGCCTCCAGCAAACCAGCAG AGATCTCCTGGTCTCCAGCTTCAGGCAAGGAGCTCGGCGAAGTCAAACTGTCCATCTGCTACAAGAACGACAAGCTGTTCATCATGGTCATGCACATCAGAGGactg CCCCTCCAGGACGGATCGGACCCCGACCCCTACGTGAAGCTCTACCTCCTGCCGGACCCCCAGAAGACCAGCAAGAAGAAGACCAAGGCGGCGCGGCGCACCTGTAACCCCACCTACAACGAGATG ctggttTACGAGCGGATCCCTCAGGGGGACCTGGACCAGAGGGTGATCCACCTGCGGGTTCTGGGCGACGGCGCCTTCTGGGAGAACCCCCTGCTCCTGGGGGAGACCTTCATCGCCCTGAAGAGGCTGGTCCCGGGTCAGCACTGGGTGGACTGGCACCAGCTGGGCGGGGCCGGCTCAGACTCCGCCCACTGA